In the Streptomyces sp. NBC_00525 genome, one interval contains:
- a CDS encoding DUF3027 domain-containing protein, whose translation MSAATTRGRTARTARTPAPDRLCAEAVDLARAAAEEAAAPGVVGEHVAVVSEGDRVVTHYFECEDPGYRGWRWAVTVARASRAKNVTLDETVLLPGSDAILAPEWVPWSERLRPGDMGPGDLLPTEADDLRLEPGYTGADEVPPNSAVGEVSGELADLVDVEDAELTTRPDATARGSVASVADELGMRRARVLSRYGLHSAADRWDEAFGPKTPMAQAAPASCVSCAFLMPLAGSLRQAFGVCANEFGPADGHVVSLAYGCGGHSEAAVMPKPPAAAGHALDTMRVDEYPLHGEASASGTPED comes from the coding sequence GTGAGTGCTGCGACGACGCGAGGCCGTACGGCCCGTACCGCCCGTACCCCCGCTCCCGACCGGTTGTGCGCCGAGGCCGTTGACCTCGCCCGCGCGGCGGCCGAGGAGGCGGCCGCTCCGGGGGTCGTGGGTGAGCATGTGGCCGTGGTCTCCGAGGGGGACCGCGTCGTCACGCACTACTTCGAGTGCGAGGACCCCGGCTACCGGGGCTGGCGCTGGGCGGTGACGGTCGCGCGGGCCTCCCGCGCGAAGAACGTCACGCTGGACGAGACGGTGCTGCTGCCCGGCAGTGACGCGATCCTGGCGCCGGAGTGGGTGCCGTGGAGCGAGCGGCTGCGGCCGGGCGACATGGGGCCCGGCGACCTGCTGCCGACCGAGGCGGACGACCTGCGCCTGGAGCCGGGGTACACCGGCGCGGACGAGGTCCCGCCGAACTCGGCGGTCGGCGAGGTCAGCGGCGAGCTGGCCGACCTCGTGGACGTGGAGGACGCCGAGCTGACGACCCGCCCGGACGCGACCGCGCGCGGTTCGGTCGCCTCGGTGGCCGACGAGCTGGGTATGCGCCGGGCGCGGGTGCTCTCGCGGTACGGGCTGCACTCGGCGGCGGACCGCTGGGACGAGGCGTTCGGGCCGAAGACGCCGATGGCGCAGGCCGCGCCGGCCTCCTGTGTCTCCTGCGCCTTCCTGATGCCGCTCGCGGGCTCGCTGCGGCAGGCGTTCGGGGTGTGCGCCAACGAGTTCGGCCCGGCGGACGGGCACGTGGTGTCGCTGGCGTACGGGTGCGGTGGGCACTCGGAGGCGGCGGTCATGCCGAAGCCGCCCGCGGCGGCGGGGCACGCGTTGGACACGATGCGGGTTGACGAGTATCCGTTGCACGGTGAGGCTTCCGCCTCGGGGACCCCGGAGGACTAG
- a CDS encoding futalosine hydrolase has protein sequence MRVLVVTAVPVERDAVTRAYGDEPAVRPVRGAEIHRAGPLDVLAGGAGPAAAAASAAFALAAGRYDLVVSAGIGGGFAPVAPVGSLVVSRRIGAADLGAETPAGFVPVTDLGFGRTWHVPPPSLVRAAAGATGAAVGDILTVSTVTGSADRAAALLTAHPGALAEAMEGFGVAEAADLAGVPVLELRAVSNAVGPRDRDAWRIGDALTALTGAFGKLIPVLEGWTRHDRDDTAD, from the coding sequence ATGCGTGTGCTGGTCGTGACCGCGGTCCCGGTGGAACGGGACGCGGTCACGCGTGCGTACGGGGACGAGCCCGCGGTGCGGCCGGTGCGCGGCGCGGAGATCCACCGGGCCGGGCCGCTGGACGTGCTCGCGGGCGGCGCGGGCCCGGCCGCCGCGGCGGCGTCGGCGGCGTTCGCGCTGGCGGCCGGCCGCTACGACCTGGTGGTCTCGGCGGGCATCGGCGGCGGCTTCGCCCCGGTGGCGCCGGTCGGCTCGCTGGTCGTCTCCCGCCGCATCGGCGCGGCGGACCTGGGCGCCGAGACCCCGGCCGGTTTCGTGCCGGTCACCGACCTCGGCTTCGGCCGCACCTGGCACGTCCCGCCCCCCTCCCTCGTCCGGGCCGCCGCCGGGGCGACCGGGGCGGCCGTCGGCGACATCCTCACCGTCTCCACCGTGACCGGCAGCGCCGACCGCGCCGCCGCCCTGCTCACCGCCCACCCCGGCGCCCTGGCCGAGGCCATGGAGGGGTTCGGGGTCGCGGAGGCGGCGGACCTCGCCGGCGTACCGGTCCTGGAGCTCAGGGCCGTGTCGAACGCCGTCGGCCCGCGCGACCGCGACGCCTGGCGCATCGGCGACGCGCTGACCGCGCTGACCGGGGCGTTCGGGAAGCTCATCCCCGTACTGGAAGGCTGGACCCGCCATGACCGCGACGACACCGCAGACTGA
- a CDS encoding 1,4-dihydroxy-6-naphthoate synthase yields the protein MTATTPQTDALRIAFSPCPNDTFVFDAWAHGRVPGAPALDVTFADIDLTNGMAERGELDVLKVSYAVLPWVLDEYALLPCGGALGRGCGPLVLTREPGTDLIGKTVAVPSERSTAYLLFRLWAAEVVPGGVGEIVVMPFDRIMPAVRDGEVDAGLVIHEARFTYQNYGLHNLADMGRHWEDTTGLPIPLGAIIAKRSLGAAALKLLAESVRASVRMAWDDPEASRPYVAAHAQEMDPSVADQHIGLYVNEFTADLGEDGYAAIRGLLTRAAAEGLVPALGPDALAFP from the coding sequence ATGACCGCGACGACACCGCAGACTGACGCGCTGCGCATCGCCTTCTCGCCCTGCCCGAACGACACCTTCGTCTTCGACGCCTGGGCGCACGGCAGGGTCCCCGGCGCGCCGGCGCTGGACGTCACGTTCGCGGACATCGACCTGACCAACGGCATGGCCGAGCGCGGCGAGCTGGACGTGCTCAAGGTGTCGTACGCGGTGCTGCCATGGGTGCTGGACGAGTACGCGCTGCTGCCGTGCGGCGGGGCACTGGGCCGGGGCTGCGGCCCGCTCGTCCTCACCCGCGAGCCGGGCACGGACCTGATCGGGAAGACGGTCGCCGTACCGAGCGAGCGCTCGACCGCATACCTGCTGTTCCGCCTGTGGGCGGCGGAGGTGGTGCCGGGCGGCGTCGGCGAGATCGTCGTCATGCCGTTCGACCGGATCATGCCGGCGGTCCGGGACGGCGAGGTGGACGCGGGCCTGGTCATCCACGAGGCGCGCTTCACGTACCAGAACTACGGGCTGCACAACCTCGCTGACATGGGCAGGCACTGGGAGGACACCACCGGCCTCCCGATCCCCCTGGGCGCGATCATCGCCAAGCGCTCGCTGGGCGCGGCCGCGCTGAAGCTCCTCGCGGAGTCGGTCCGCGCCTCGGTCCGCATGGCCTGGGACGACCCCGAGGCGTCCCGCCCGTACGTCGCGGCCCACGCCCAGGAGATGGACCCGTCCGTCGCGGACCAGCACATCGGCCTGTACGTGAACGAGTTCACCGCGGACCTGGGCGAGGACGGCTACGCCGCGATCCGCGGTCTGCTGACCCGTGCGGCGGCGGAGGGCCTGGTGCCCGCCCTCGGGCCGGACGCGCTGGCGTTCCCGTAG
- a CDS encoding DUF2771 domain-containing protein, producing MTVAFFSGKGRRIGVALGAVSAGLLVLSACDKPTPLATVTVGDNSVHTEAACYNDGKTIKPSEVKSCLNKEAEKTIKVSMSDTVHFGVDPEIADNGWTLFINGQQAEQEPFKKTYRSISGSAFFSSQTGEAADETQISVVETKGEGKETGVAGIWHFKLVKTD from the coding sequence ATGACCGTTGCGTTCTTCTCCGGTAAGGGCCGTCGAATCGGCGTCGCTCTTGGTGCCGTGTCCGCGGGACTCCTTGTCCTGTCCGCCTGCGACAAGCCGACGCCGCTCGCCACCGTGACGGTCGGCGACAACTCGGTGCACACCGAGGCCGCCTGCTACAACGACGGCAAGACCATCAAGCCCTCCGAGGTCAAGTCCTGTCTCAACAAGGAGGCGGAGAAGACCATCAAGGTGTCGATGTCGGACACCGTGCACTTCGGCGTCGACCCGGAGATCGCGGACAACGGCTGGACGCTCTTCATCAACGGCCAGCAGGCCGAGCAGGAGCCGTTCAAGAAGACCTACCGCTCCATCTCCGGCAGCGCCTTCTTCTCCAGCCAGACCGGCGAGGCCGCCGACGAGACGCAGATCAGCGTCGTCGAGACCAAGGGCGAGGGCAAGGAGACCGGCGTGGCCGGCATCTGGCACTTCAAGCTGGTGAAGACGGACTGA
- a CDS encoding MFS transporter, which translates to MASARSHDGPGPLRRAGRAVGRALRTPFTGTARGIRRATHAHGAGESGLGKLIELHAVNGAGDVMITVALASTVFFSVPTDQARGRVALYLAVTMAPFILLAPVIGPLLDRLPHGRRMAMAGSMLARAVLALTMSGAVATGGLELYPAALGVLVCSKAYGVVRSAVVPRLLPPKFSLVKANSRVTLAGLLATGAAAPIGAALQLIGPPWPLYGACAIFSGGAVLAFTLPPKVDSAKGERRVRLVPPPGEPAPRPEPSRSASTLSGRKRRENGERRPGLRSVGPSVLHGLQANAAHRALSGFLIFFLAFLLREHPLAGQSAAISLGIVGVAAGVGNALGTAVGSWLRARGPEIIVASVLGLALGVAVLAAVFFSTVMVAALAATAGLTQALSKLSLDAMIQRDVPEEVRTSAFARSETLLQMSWVVGGAIGIALPLNGVLGMSVAAGLLALGASASVRGLLGAARRGSPHPRVA; encoded by the coding sequence GTGGCTTCTGCCCGGTCGCACGACGGTCCCGGCCCGCTCCGCAGGGCGGGGCGGGCGGTCGGCCGTGCCCTGAGAACGCCGTTCACCGGCACCGCGCGCGGCATCCGCCGGGCCACCCACGCGCACGGGGCCGGCGAGAGCGGTCTCGGCAAGCTCATCGAACTGCACGCGGTGAACGGCGCGGGCGACGTGATGATCACGGTCGCCCTCGCGTCCACCGTGTTCTTCTCCGTACCGACCGACCAGGCGCGCGGCCGGGTCGCGCTGTACCTCGCGGTCACGATGGCGCCGTTCATCCTGCTCGCCCCGGTCATCGGCCCGCTCCTGGACCGGCTGCCGCACGGCCGCCGCATGGCGATGGCCGGTTCCATGCTTGCGCGGGCCGTCCTGGCGCTCACGATGTCCGGCGCGGTCGCCACCGGGGGCCTGGAGCTGTATCCGGCCGCGCTCGGCGTGCTGGTCTGCTCCAAGGCGTACGGGGTGGTGCGCAGCGCCGTCGTACCCCGGCTGCTGCCACCGAAGTTCTCACTGGTGAAGGCGAACTCGCGGGTCACCCTGGCCGGTCTGCTGGCCACCGGGGCCGCCGCGCCGATCGGCGCGGCGCTCCAGCTGATCGGCCCGCCGTGGCCGCTGTACGGGGCGTGCGCGATCTTCTCGGGCGGCGCGGTGCTGGCGTTCACGCTGCCGCCGAAGGTGGACTCGGCGAAGGGCGAGCGCCGGGTGCGGCTGGTGCCGCCGCCGGGCGAGCCCGCGCCGCGCCCGGAGCCGTCCCGGTCCGCGTCGACGCTCTCGGGCCGCAAGCGCCGGGAGAACGGCGAGCGGCGGCCGGGGCTGCGGTCGGTCGGCCCGTCCGTGCTGCACGGCCTCCAGGCCAACGCCGCGCACCGCGCGCTCTCCGGCTTCCTGATCTTCTTCCTGGCGTTCCTGCTGCGCGAGCATCCGCTGGCCGGGCAGAGCGCGGCGATCTCGCTGGGCATCGTCGGCGTGGCGGCGGGCGTGGGCAACGCGCTGGGCACGGCGGTGGGCTCCTGGCTGCGGGCGCGCGGCCCGGAGATCATCGTCGCCTCGGTGCTGGGCCTGGCGCTGGGCGTGGCGGTCCTGGCGGCCGTCTTCTTCAGCACGGTGATGGTGGCCGCGCTCGCCGCGACGGCGGGGCTCACCCAGGCCCTGTCGAAGCTGTCGCTGGACGCGATGATCCAGCGCGATGTGCCGGAGGAGGTGCGGACGTCGGCGTTCGCCCGGTCCGAGACGCTGCTCCAGATGTCCTGGGTGGTGGGCGGCGCGATCGGGATCGCCCTCCCCCTCAACGGCGTACTGGGCATGTCGGTCGCCGCCGGGCTGCTGGCGCTCGGCGCTTCCGCGTCCGTACGGGGGCTGCTGGGCGCCGCACGGCGCGGCTCGCCGCACCCCCGCGTGGCGTGA